A single region of the Microcella sp. genome encodes:
- a CDS encoding aminotransferase class III-fold pyridoxal phosphate-dependent enzyme yields MIGPATYFRPERRDALDPRTRALVERREAVLSPAYRLFYDHPVEFVRGSGTKLYTRDGVEFLDVYNNVPSVGHAHPRVTAAIAEQSALVNTHTRYLHEGLIDYAEVLLESFSTGLDALTLVCTGSEANDLALRVAKQATGHRGVIVTENAYHGVTTEIAAISPSLGGRDSLAEWVRTVRPPIGDGSGMMADARAAIADLQAAGHGVAALIVDTAFASDGFIAPSPGTRAALADVQRQVHAAGGLVIADEVQPGFGRLGAVGDESRLWGYLQHDLEPDLVTIGKPMANGFPVAGLVARRDLMRAFGERVRYFNTFAGTPVAVAAAHATWQVLHDERLPQHAAAIGDELLAHLAELVSRHDRLRGERGQGLYLSVDVVDPASGEPDTRAAVTLVGALRERRILISASGRDNASLKLRPPLPFSSADAVRFATELDGALRDLDRTS; encoded by the coding sequence GTGATCGGCCCTGCCACCTACTTCAGGCCCGAGCGGCGCGACGCTCTCGACCCGCGCACGCGCGCTCTCGTCGAGCGGCGCGAGGCGGTGCTGTCACCCGCCTACCGCCTGTTCTACGATCACCCTGTCGAGTTCGTGCGGGGGTCGGGCACGAAGCTCTACACCCGCGACGGAGTCGAGTTTCTCGACGTCTACAACAATGTGCCGTCGGTGGGGCATGCGCACCCCCGCGTGACGGCGGCGATCGCCGAGCAGTCGGCGTTGGTCAACACGCACACGCGATATCTGCACGAGGGCCTCATCGACTATGCCGAGGTGCTGCTCGAGTCGTTCTCGACCGGGCTCGACGCGCTCACGCTCGTCTGCACCGGCTCTGAGGCCAACGACCTCGCCCTGCGCGTGGCGAAGCAGGCGACGGGGCACCGCGGGGTGATCGTCACCGAGAACGCGTATCACGGGGTGACGACCGAGATCGCGGCGATCTCACCCTCGCTCGGCGGTCGTGACTCGCTGGCCGAGTGGGTGCGCACCGTGCGCCCTCCGATCGGTGACGGCAGCGGCATGATGGCGGATGCTCGCGCCGCGATCGCCGACCTGCAGGCCGCGGGCCACGGGGTCGCCGCGCTGATCGTCGACACCGCTTTCGCGAGCGACGGGTTCATCGCGCCATCGCCCGGCACCCGCGCGGCGCTCGCCGACGTGCAGCGGCAGGTGCACGCCGCCGGTGGCCTGGTGATCGCCGACGAGGTGCAGCCCGGTTTCGGGCGGCTCGGGGCGGTCGGCGACGAGTCGCGACTGTGGGGCTATCTGCAGCACGACCTCGAACCCGACCTCGTGACGATCGGCAAGCCGATGGCCAACGGCTTTCCGGTGGCGGGGCTGGTCGCTCGACGTGACCTCATGCGCGCGTTCGGCGAGCGCGTGCGCTACTTCAACACCTTTGCGGGCACTCCGGTGGCGGTCGCCGCAGCGCACGCCACCTGGCAGGTGCTGCACGACGAGCGGCTGCCCCAGCACGCGGCCGCCATCGGCGACGAGCTGCTCGCGCACCTCGCCGAGCTGGTGTCGCGGCACGATCGGCTTCGCGGCGAGCGGGGCCAGGGCCTCTACCTCTCGGTCGACGTGGTCGACCCGGCGTCTGGCGAGCCCGACACTCGGGCGGCGGTGACGCTGGTGGGCGCGTTGCGCGAGCGGCGCATCCTGATCAGCGCGTCGGGTCGCGACAACGCCTCGCTCAAGCTGCGCCCCCCGCTGCCGTTCTCGAGCGCTGACGCCGTTCGCTTCGCGACCGAGCTCGATGGCGCGCTGCGCGACCTCGATCGCACGAGCTAG
- a CDS encoding phosphotransferase: MTAPSPFQLTAGFSPIDESSASQLLAESHGLTVQSIVRLATERDDSFRIVTPRGTVVAKFAHPLDDPAAVLDQVSVLAELARDHDELPVQRVLPSRDGALVSRVPDAHGEFRVVRVLTFLDGELLGARPRTLTAMRTLGAFHARLAAAIAAIGTSRPALQGSDTAWNLARLDLYAAQLSAISTPSLRDEVARVIDRASDAVLPRLAALPALLAHNDLHGDNVLVSTEPFGVTGVLDFGDMTRTPRVADLAIAASYARGCVSDERAPWDAAQAYASGYESVQPLTAVERTLLPELVLLRVAQRALLNSAIAAANPAAAPYASRNLSGIARDLRELGARTPPSIGGTE; this comes from the coding sequence GTGACCGCGCCGTCGCCTTTCCAACTCACCGCAGGGTTCTCTCCGATCGACGAGTCGAGCGCTTCGCAGCTGCTCGCCGAGAGCCACGGCTTGACGGTGCAGAGCATCGTGCGCCTGGCCACTGAGCGCGATGACAGCTTTCGCATCGTCACCCCGAGGGGCACCGTCGTGGCGAAGTTCGCCCACCCCCTCGACGACCCCGCCGCGGTGCTCGACCAGGTGTCGGTGCTCGCCGAACTCGCCCGCGACCACGACGAGCTTCCGGTGCAGCGAGTGCTGCCCTCGCGCGACGGCGCCCTCGTCAGTCGAGTGCCTGACGCGCACGGCGAGTTTCGCGTCGTGCGGGTGCTGACGTTTCTCGACGGCGAGCTGCTCGGCGCCCGGCCCCGCACGCTGACGGCCATGCGCACTCTCGGCGCATTCCACGCCCGCCTCGCCGCCGCCATCGCCGCCATCGGAACCTCCCGGCCCGCCCTGCAGGGCAGCGACACCGCGTGGAATCTCGCGCGGCTCGACCTCTACGCCGCACAGCTCTCGGCGATCAGCACCCCCTCTCTGCGCGACGAGGTGGCGCGCGTGATCGATCGGGCATCGGATGCCGTGCTGCCGCGCCTCGCCGCCCTGCCCGCACTGCTCGCCCACAACGACCTGCACGGCGACAATGTGCTCGTCTCGACCGAGCCGTTCGGCGTGACGGGGGTGCTCGACTTCGGCGATATGACGCGCACGCCCCGAGTCGCCGATCTCGCGATCGCGGCCTCGTATGCGCGCGGATGCGTCAGTGACGAGCGCGCACCGTGGGACGCCGCGCAGGCCTACGCGAGCGGCTACGAGTCAGTGCAGCCGCTCACCGCCGTCGAGCGCACGCTGCTGCCCGAGCTGGTGCTGCTGCGCGTTGCTCAGCGCGCGCTCTTGAACTCGGCCATCGCCGCAGCGAACCCGGCCGCCGCGCCGTACGCGAGCCGCAACCTGAGCGGCATCGCTCGCGACCTCCGCGAGCTCGGCGCACGCACGCCGCCATCGATCGGAGGCACTGAGTGA
- a CDS encoding ABC transporter substrate-binding protein — MTRSTAVAACIAAALVLAGCAEPRPLPTPTPTPTEAVEPTGDGVLRIGALLSMGGDVTTVSPGMVAAIEVATRDINAAGGVLGVAVEAYYRDAGTLDSEQLETAFAELVARGVDVVVGPTAPALLERLLPLAAEAGVVVLASAAPSPTAGSVTPAGCLVRTIPAVDRQAVAIAQSLVDDRADSVAVIAGTDAQGLSVVDSVRAALDGSTTSLTAVERADSNTTPSRLAFSITSAQPDSIIIAADRLTTSETAGIVAALLDRGVRAEQLWFTSSAVADYSSALAGASLEGARGVTEGADAGEAFTLRLLQSDPRLDTVRFAAETYDAVVLAALAAVIAADDGGASIARTIRLAMTGGVACVSYGECLDALDNDQTVNYDGLSGPLDVDDAGDIVSAELRVLRYDASNRPQIDGSLSLRP; from the coding sequence ATGACGCGATCGACCGCCGTCGCCGCATGCATCGCCGCCGCGCTCGTGCTCGCGGGGTGCGCCGAGCCGCGCCCGCTGCCCACACCCACGCCGACGCCGACCGAGGCAGTCGAGCCGACGGGCGATGGTGTTCTGCGCATCGGTGCACTGCTGTCGATGGGAGGTGACGTGACCACGGTGAGCCCCGGAATGGTCGCCGCCATCGAAGTGGCCACTCGAGACATCAATGCCGCCGGCGGTGTGCTCGGGGTTGCGGTCGAGGCCTACTACCGCGATGCGGGCACCCTCGATTCTGAGCAGCTCGAGACGGCATTCGCCGAACTCGTCGCGCGTGGTGTCGACGTCGTCGTCGGCCCGACCGCACCGGCACTGCTCGAGCGGCTGCTGCCGCTCGCCGCCGAGGCAGGAGTCGTGGTGCTCGCCTCAGCCGCCCCGAGCCCAACCGCGGGATCGGTCACGCCGGCCGGGTGTCTCGTGCGCACCATTCCGGCAGTCGACCGCCAGGCCGTCGCGATCGCCCAGTCGCTCGTCGACGACCGTGCCGACTCCGTCGCGGTGATCGCGGGCACCGATGCGCAGGGCCTCTCGGTCGTCGACTCGGTGCGCGCTGCGCTCGACGGCTCGACCACGTCGCTCACCGCCGTCGAGCGAGCCGACAGCAACACGACACCGAGTCGACTCGCCTTCAGCATCACCTCGGCTCAGCCCGACTCGATCATCATCGCGGCCGACCGGTTGACCACGAGCGAGACGGCCGGCATCGTCGCGGCACTGCTCGATCGGGGAGTGCGCGCCGAGCAGCTCTGGTTCACCTCGAGCGCCGTGGCCGACTACTCGAGTGCTCTCGCCGGCGCATCGCTCGAGGGCGCACGCGGGGTGACCGAAGGGGCTGACGCGGGCGAGGCCTTCACCCTCAGGCTGCTGCAGTCTGACCCTCGCCTCGACACCGTGCGCTTTGCGGCCGAGACCTACGACGCCGTCGTGCTCGCGGCCCTCGCAGCGGTGATCGCCGCAGACGATGGCGGCGCCTCGATCGCCCGCACCATCCGCCTGGCGATGACCGGCGGTGTCGCCTGCGTCAGCTACGGCGAATGCCTCGATGCACTCGACAACGACCAGACCGTGAACTACGACGGGCTCTCTGGCCCGCTCGATGTCGACGACGCCGGAGACATCGTCTCGGCCGAGCTGAGAGTTCTTCGGTACGACGCTTCGAATCGCCCGCAGATCGACGGGTCGCTGTCGCTGCGGCCGTAG
- a CDS encoding ABC transporter substrate-binding protein, translating into MGVFTSGSGRRSRSLSSVLGGIAVVGASALVLAGCAPAESEEPAGPTEELSLKIGTILPQSGALAFLGPPEEAGVALAVQDINEADLGITVEAIYRDSGDTTTDTATVSVTDLLSQNVSAIVGAASSGVSFTVIDQIVGAGVVQMSPANTSPNFTTYDDNGLYWRTAPSDLLQGEVLGNLIAEDGAATLGMLVLNDAYGTGLAAALAATFEAAGGEVVAEELFNEGDTSFDAQVSALTAAAPDAIAVITFDQAKIVVPALVGAGYPGSQLYFVDGNLADYSADFEAGLVEGAKGTLPGLDIATLGNFQDRLLEVDPNLTEFSYAAESYDAVVLIALAALAAGSTEGVDIASKLQEVSGGSGDGEKCTDFASCAQIILDGGVVDYDGPSGPITFDENGDPTEATIGIFQYNADNTFSRIN; encoded by the coding sequence ATGGGCGTATTCACTTCCGGCTCAGGCCGCCGCTCTCGTTCTCTCTCGTCAGTCCTCGGCGGCATCGCCGTCGTGGGCGCCAGTGCACTAGTCCTCGCGGGCTGCGCACCGGCCGAGAGTGAAGAGCCGGCTGGACCGACCGAAGAACTCAGTCTCAAGATCGGCACCATCCTTCCCCAGAGTGGCGCGCTCGCGTTCCTCGGCCCGCCGGAGGAGGCGGGCGTTGCTCTTGCCGTGCAAGACATCAACGAGGCCGACCTCGGCATCACGGTCGAGGCGATCTACCGTGACTCGGGCGACACCACCACTGACACCGCGACCGTCTCGGTGACCGACCTGCTCTCGCAGAACGTGTCGGCCATCGTCGGCGCAGCGTCGTCGGGTGTGTCATTCACGGTCATCGACCAGATCGTCGGCGCTGGCGTCGTGCAGATGTCGCCGGCGAACACTTCGCCGAACTTCACCACGTACGACGACAACGGCCTGTACTGGCGCACCGCCCCCAGCGACTTGCTGCAGGGCGAGGTGCTCGGCAACCTGATCGCTGAAGATGGTGCAGCCACGCTCGGCATGCTCGTGCTCAACGACGCCTACGGCACCGGCCTCGCGGCCGCGCTCGCAGCGACGTTCGAGGCAGCCGGTGGCGAGGTCGTCGCTGAAGAGCTGTTCAACGAGGGTGACACGAGCTTCGATGCTCAGGTCTCCGCGCTGACCGCAGCCGCTCCTGACGCGATCGCCGTCATCACCTTCGACCAGGCCAAGATCGTTGTTCCTGCCCTCGTGGGCGCCGGCTACCCCGGTAGCCAGCTCTACTTCGTCGACGGCAACCTCGCCGACTACAGCGCCGACTTCGAGGCGGGCCTCGTCGAGGGCGCCAAAGGCACCCTTCCGGGCCTCGACATCGCGACCCTGGGTAACTTCCAGGACCGCCTGCTCGAGGTTGACCCCAACCTCACCGAGTTCAGCTACGCGGCCGAGTCGTATGACGCCGTCGTGCTCATCGCGCTCGCGGCTCTCGCCGCTGGCTCGACCGAGGGCGTCGACATTGCGTCGAAGCTGCAAGAAGTCTCGGGTGGCTCGGGCGATGGCGAGAAGTGCACCGACTTCGCGTCGTGCGCTCAGATCATCCTCGACGGTGGAGTGGTTGACTACGACGGCCCCTCCGGTCCGATCACGTTCGACGAGAACGGCGACCCGACTGAGGCGACCATCGGCATCTTCCAGTACAACGCCGACAACACCTTCAGCCGCATCAACTAG
- a CDS encoding ABC transporter ATP-binding protein — protein MTTPTKTSAEATMTTETRDLVVHVDNVTAGYLPGINILNECSLTAYAGELIGIIGPNGAGKSTLLKAIFGLVKVREGSISLYGDGITNLKANKLVAKGVGFVPQTNNVFPTLTIQENLEMGLFQKPKELDSRLAYVVSIFPELGKRLGQRAGSLSGGERQMVAMSRALMMSPEVILLDEPSAGLSPVRQDEAFLRVKEINKAGVTTIMVEQNARRCLQICDRGYVLDQGTDAYTGTGRELMNDPKVIGLYLGTLGQD, from the coding sequence ATGACGACGCCGACGAAGACAAGCGCTGAGGCGACGATGACGACTGAGACGCGCGACCTGGTCGTGCACGTCGACAACGTGACCGCCGGGTACCTGCCGGGCATCAACATCTTGAACGAGTGCTCGCTCACCGCATACGCGGGTGAGCTCATCGGCATCATCGGCCCGAACGGGGCCGGCAAGTCGACGCTGCTGAAGGCCATCTTCGGGCTCGTCAAGGTGCGCGAAGGGTCGATTTCGCTCTACGGCGACGGCATCACGAACCTCAAGGCGAACAAGCTCGTCGCCAAGGGCGTGGGCTTCGTGCCGCAGACGAACAATGTGTTTCCGACGCTGACCATTCAAGAGAACCTCGAGATGGGCTTGTTTCAGAAGCCCAAAGAGCTCGACTCTCGCCTCGCCTACGTCGTCAGCATCTTTCCCGAGCTCGGCAAGCGCCTCGGCCAGCGTGCTGGGTCGCTCTCGGGCGGCGAGCGGCAGATGGTGGCCATGAGCCGCGCGCTCATGATGAGCCCCGAGGTGATCTTGCTCGATGAGCCGAGCGCGGGTCTGTCGCCCGTGCGGCAAGACGAAGCGTTCTTGCGCGTGAAAGAGATCAACAAGGCCGGCGTCACGACGATCATGGTCGAGCAGAACGCGCGCCGCTGCCTGCAGATCTGCGACCGCGGCTACGTGCTCGATCAGGGCACCGACGCCTACACCGGCACGGGTCGAGAGCTCATGAACGACCCCAAGGTCATCGGGCTGTATCTCGGAACTCTCGGGCAGGATTAG